The proteins below are encoded in one region of Candidatus Thiodiazotropha sp. LNASS1:
- a CDS encoding phosphate ABC transporter substrate-binding protein: MRKISYAISVAASSLFIAFSAQAADRTVIQNKGSDTLVNVAQAWAEAYGDVDANVAVAVSGGGSGTGIAAMINGTVDIANASRQMKKKELKLAKSKGQDPIEHVVGYDALAVFIHQDNPADTLNYDQLKSVFGRGGKATKWSDLGLKVPGCKGDEIVVVSRQNNSGTYAYFKKEVLGKKGKYRQGTLDMHGSKDVVDLVEKTPCAIGYSGLAYATDHIKMACIMKDGGDCVTPSVETASDRSYPIARPLFMYTNGEPQGAIKTYLDWVKSDEGQCILLKKGYAPVRGVSCN; this comes from the coding sequence ATGAGGAAAATCTCTTATGCCATCTCAGTGGCGGCCAGCAGTCTGTTTATTGCTTTTTCGGCACAGGCCGCGGATCGTACCGTCATACAGAACAAGGGTTCTGACACGCTGGTGAATGTTGCCCAGGCCTGGGCTGAAGCCTATGGTGATGTGGATGCCAATGTGGCGGTTGCAGTATCGGGTGGGGGATCCGGCACAGGCATCGCCGCCATGATCAACGGTACGGTGGATATTGCCAATGCCAGCCGCCAGATGAAAAAGAAAGAGTTGAAGCTGGCAAAATCAAAGGGGCAGGACCCAATCGAGCATGTGGTCGGATATGATGCCCTTGCTGTCTTCATCCATCAGGACAACCCGGCGGATACTCTCAATTACGATCAGTTGAAATCAGTTTTTGGGCGCGGTGGAAAGGCTACAAAATGGTCCGATCTGGGACTGAAAGTACCAGGCTGCAAGGGTGACGAGATTGTCGTTGTCAGCCGCCAGAACAACTCCGGCACCTACGCCTATTTCAAAAAAGAGGTACTTGGCAAGAAAGGCAAATACCGCCAGGGGACTTTGGACATGCACGGTTCGAAAGATGTGGTTGATCTTGTCGAGAAGACACCCTGCGCCATCGGATACAGCGGATTGGCCTACGCCACGGATCATATCAAAATGGCCTGTATTATGAAGGATGGTGGTGATTGCGTCACACCCAGTGTGGAGACAGCCAGTGACCGCAGTTATCCCATCGCACGGCCGCTGTTCATGTACACCAACGGTGAACCACAAGGCGCCATCAAAACCTATCTTGATTGGGTTAAGAGTGATGAAGGCCAGTGCATTCTCCTGAAAAAGGGGTATGCACCGGTACGCGGCGTAAGCTGTAATTGA
- a CDS encoding slipin family protein, which produces MTLYLYAVILFLIVAFLASALKILREYERGVVFMLGRFWRVKGPGLIIIIPVIQQFVRVDLRTIVLDVPSQDVISRDNVSVKVNAVVYFRVLDPERAIIQVEDYMVATSQLAQTTLRSVLGQHELDEMLAERERLNDDVRNILDQQTDTWGIKVSNVEIKHVDLDDSMIRAIARQAEAERARRAKVIHAEGEQQAAEKLVEAAKTLSVQPQAIQLRYLETLTEIAGDKSHTLVFPLPMDLLEPLLKKREG; this is translated from the coding sequence ATGACGCTCTATCTATATGCGGTTATTCTATTTCTGATCGTTGCGTTTCTTGCTTCGGCGCTCAAGATACTGCGTGAATATGAACGTGGCGTGGTATTTATGTTGGGACGCTTCTGGCGTGTCAAGGGACCGGGCTTGATCATCATCATACCGGTGATCCAGCAGTTCGTAAGAGTCGATCTGCGCACGATCGTGCTGGACGTTCCCTCCCAGGACGTGATCTCGCGCGATAATGTATCGGTAAAGGTCAATGCGGTCGTCTATTTCCGTGTACTGGATCCGGAGCGGGCCATTATCCAGGTAGAGGACTATATGGTCGCCACCAGCCAGCTGGCGCAAACCACATTGCGGTCTGTCCTGGGCCAGCATGAGTTGGATGAGATGCTGGCCGAACGAGAGCGGCTCAACGATGATGTGAGGAATATATTGGATCAACAGACCGATACATGGGGAATAAAAGTATCCAATGTAGAGATTAAACATGTCGATCTTGATGACAGCATGATCCGGGCAATAGCACGTCAGGCCGAAGCGGAGCGGGCGAGGCGCGCAAAGGTCATCCATGCCGAAGGTGAACAGCAGGCCGCTGAAAAGCTGGTCGAAGCGGCGAAGACCCTCTCCGTACAGCCGCAGGCGATTCAGCTCAGATACCTGGAGACCCTGACAGAGATAGCCGGGGACAAGAGCCACACCCTGGTATTTCCACTGCCGATGGATCTGCTGGAACCGCTACTTAAAAAGCGAGAGGGTTGA
- the pstA gene encoding phosphate ABC transporter permease PstA, giving the protein MFAESALNVRNKRVQNLYRILFLLMTILLVVPVIIILSTLIAKGGSIISIDFLFTDPTNGMTAGGIFPALLGTVWIVAVALLASVPLGVAAAIYLNEYAGDNWFTRIIQLAIINLAGVPSIVHALFGVGAFVIFFGFGTSILAASLTLAIMTLPVVIVATRESLRAVPQAFREACWNMGATRWQTIKRVVLPNAVSGILTGVILEVSRTTGETAPIMFTGAAFFLPFLPQSVFDQTMALSLHLFVVATQVPGVPENLPYGVALVLIAMVLLMNSISIAFRMYLRGKKKW; this is encoded by the coding sequence ATGTTCGCCGAATCTGCACTGAATGTACGGAACAAACGGGTTCAGAACCTGTACCGAATCCTATTCCTCTTGATGACTATTCTATTGGTTGTCCCGGTAATCATCATCTTGAGCACTCTGATAGCCAAAGGTGGCAGCATCATCTCGATCGATTTTCTGTTTACCGATCCAACCAACGGTATGACCGCCGGCGGTATCTTTCCCGCGCTGCTGGGTACGGTATGGATCGTCGCCGTCGCCTTGCTGGCATCCGTGCCCCTTGGCGTGGCGGCGGCTATCTATCTCAACGAGTATGCCGGCGATAACTGGTTTACCCGGATAATCCAGTTGGCGATCATCAACCTCGCGGGGGTGCCGTCGATCGTACACGCCCTGTTCGGGGTCGGCGCCTTCGTTATCTTTTTCGGTTTCGGCACCAGCATCCTGGCGGCCAGCCTGACCCTGGCCATCATGACGCTGCCGGTGGTTATCGTCGCCACCCGGGAATCTTTGCGTGCCGTTCCCCAGGCATTCAGGGAGGCGTGCTGGAATATGGGCGCCACACGCTGGCAGACCATAAAACGTGTGGTGCTTCCCAATGCGGTAAGCGGTATCCTCACCGGTGTCATTCTGGAGGTTTCACGCACCACTGGTGAAACGGCGCCCATCATGTTCACCGGGGCAGCCTTTTTTCTACCCTTTCTGCCGCAAAGCGTCTTTGATCAGACCATGGCCCTTTCGCTGCACCTTTTCGTCGTCGCCACCCAGGTGCCGGGTGTGCCGGAGAACCTGCCGTACGGCGTCGCGCTGGTACTGATTGCCATGGTACTGCTGATGAATAGTATCTCTATCGCATTCCGCATGTATCTGCGAGGTAAAAAGAAATGGTAG
- a CDS encoding M28 family peptidase, which yields MIQMPGKSYSGPFHPLDKEEVELRDRLKEQVEVLGGSIGERNVWHYSELETAADYIRDLFVEYGYSPEVQVFNSGGKMVRNIAVELPGETIPEEIIVVGAHYDSVHGSPGANDNGTGVAAVLELSRLLKDEQLNRTVRFVAFANEEPPFFYSKEMGSQVYAARSREREERIVAMFSLETIGYYSDMPGSQRYPAPFNLFYPDSANFIGFVGNLSSRKLVRRSIDTFRRTTAFPSEGVAAPGWITGIGWSDHLSFWQAGYDAIMVTDTALFRYAHYHSSTDTPDKIDYTRTARVVKGLSHVVTALANER from the coding sequence ATGATCCAAATGCCGGGCAAATCCTATTCCGGACCTTTTCACCCATTGGATAAAGAGGAGGTCGAGTTACGTGATCGACTGAAAGAGCAGGTAGAGGTCCTGGGCGGCAGCATCGGCGAACGTAATGTCTGGCATTACAGTGAACTGGAAACAGCGGCAGATTACATCCGAGATCTTTTTGTGGAGTATGGTTACAGTCCGGAGGTTCAAGTCTTCAACTCCGGCGGAAAAATGGTCAGAAACATCGCCGTTGAACTTCCCGGAGAAACCATACCCGAGGAGATTATCGTGGTCGGCGCCCACTATGATTCGGTCCACGGAAGCCCTGGAGCGAATGATAATGGAACAGGTGTGGCTGCGGTTCTTGAGTTATCCCGCCTTCTCAAGGATGAACAGCTGAACAGGACAGTACGATTCGTTGCTTTCGCCAACGAAGAACCACCGTTTTTCTACAGCAAAGAGATGGGCAGCCAGGTCTATGCCGCTCGCTCCCGTGAGCGTGAAGAACGCATTGTCGCCATGTTCTCACTTGAGACCATCGGTTATTATTCCGATATGCCGGGCAGCCAGCGCTACCCGGCGCCCTTCAATCTGTTCTACCCGGATAGCGCCAACTTCATCGGGTTCGTTGGCAACTTATCCTCGCGCAAGCTGGTGCGCCGTTCAATTGACACATTCCGCCGAACCACCGCATTTCCTTCCGAAGGCGTTGCAGCCCCCGGCTGGATTACCGGCATAGGCTGGTCGGATCATCTATCGTTTTGGCAGGCCGGTTATGATGCCATCATGGTTACGGACACAGCGCTTTTCCGCTATGCCCATTACCATTCGTCAACGGATACGCCGGACAAAATCGACTACACGCGTACCGCCAGGGTCGTAAAAGGGCTCAGTCACGTTGTTACGGCACTGGCTAACGAACGATAG
- the pstC gene encoding phosphate ABC transporter permease subunit PstC, which produces MSEIQHLQPSMSADFDSRNLDWYIDRIVQSLVFIAGISAIIFIIGIFVFITMEGFGFLLEDFTFREFFLSPFWEPSDEDAPEYGILALVAGTASVTGLAMVVAIPFSLGAAIFIGEFATGKLRESLKVLVELLAAIPSVVWGFIGLSIMNPLIIDLFDVPVGLNVLNAGIILGLMAAPIMTSIAEDALKAVPDRYREAAEALGATRWQVIFKTVLPAAKNGLLGAVLLGVGRGFGETMAVLMATGHAVNIPSSLFDPVRALTATIAAELGETAVGSPHYQALFTIGIFLFIITFLINLSADLIVRGIRKG; this is translated from the coding sequence ATGTCAGAGATCCAACACCTGCAACCGTCGATGTCTGCCGATTTCGATAGCCGGAATTTAGACTGGTATATCGACAGGATTGTCCAGTCCCTGGTCTTCATTGCCGGCATCTCGGCAATCATCTTCATCATAGGCATATTCGTATTTATCACCATGGAGGGCTTTGGCTTTCTGCTGGAAGACTTCACCTTCAGGGAATTTTTTCTTTCGCCGTTTTGGGAACCCTCCGACGAGGATGCCCCCGAGTATGGCATACTCGCCCTGGTGGCAGGCACCGCCAGTGTTACCGGTCTGGCGATGGTGGTGGCAATCCCCTTCTCGCTCGGGGCGGCCATCTTTATCGGTGAATTCGCCACCGGCAAACTGAGAGAGTCCCTCAAGGTGCTGGTGGAACTGTTGGCCGCCATCCCCTCAGTGGTGTGGGGCTTCATCGGCCTCTCCATCATGAATCCGCTGATTATCGACCTGTTTGATGTGCCGGTGGGGCTGAACGTACTCAACGCCGGCATCATCCTGGGATTGATGGCGGCGCCGATCATGACCTCTATCGCAGAGGATGCGCTGAAAGCGGTACCCGACCGCTATCGCGAGGCGGCGGAAGCACTGGGAGCCACACGCTGGCAGGTCATCTTCAAGACCGTCCTGCCCGCGGCGAAGAACGGCCTGCTCGGCGCGGTCCTGCTGGGTGTCGGGCGCGGCTTTGGAGAGACAATGGCGGTGCTGATGGCCACCGGACATGCCGTGAATATTCCCAGCAGTCTATTCGATCCGGTGCGCGCACTGACCGCCACCATCGCCGCGGAGTTGGGTGAAACCGCTGTCGGGTCACCACACTATCAGGCACTGTTCACGATCGGAATCTTCCTCTTCATCATCACCTTTTTGATCAACCTGTCCGCGGATCTCATCGTCCGTGGCATCCGTAAGGGTTAA
- the phoU gene encoding phosphate signaling complex protein PhoU codes for MAHLEERLERDLNNIHDRVAKMGAQVQEAVRNAVKALQTGDKKLAYNTVLNDNPINRCMRDIDRICHRFFAIHIPSGGHLRLLSSVIRANIELERVGDYAVTIAREAAQLSQPPSGGLGRELDRIAGETMNMLQLAISAFTELNADAATSTMTLAKEMEHNLDVVYTEMMENDERTKVEEVLAIFVVFTQLKRTADQAKNLCEETVFAVTGEQKSPKTFNILFVDEDNSSLSQLAEAIARINHPTVGNYTSAGRIKAETLNPNLTRFFDEKGIDYSDAKPTSIEQLTSKEISEQHVVVSLQGEISSYLSRIPFHTSALEWGLGEAPEDEDIHEYDSIYRELAILIKDLMELLRGEGAS; via the coding sequence ATGGCCCACCTCGAAGAACGACTGGAGCGCGACCTTAACAATATCCACGATCGTGTGGCGAAAATGGGCGCACAGGTACAGGAAGCTGTCAGAAATGCAGTGAAGGCTCTGCAGACAGGGGATAAAAAACTCGCCTACAACACGGTGTTGAACGACAACCCGATCAATCGCTGCATGCGTGATATCGACAGGATCTGCCACCGTTTTTTTGCCATCCACATACCCAGCGGTGGACACTTGCGACTGCTCTCCTCTGTAATACGCGCAAACATCGAACTGGAGCGTGTCGGTGATTACGCCGTCACCATTGCCCGTGAAGCGGCACAACTGTCTCAACCTCCCAGCGGCGGCCTGGGCAGGGAGCTTGATCGCATCGCCGGCGAAACCATGAACATGTTGCAGTTGGCCATCAGTGCCTTTACCGAGCTGAATGCCGATGCCGCCACAAGCACCATGACGCTGGCAAAGGAGATGGAACACAATCTGGATGTTGTCTATACGGAGATGATGGAGAACGATGAACGCACCAAAGTGGAAGAGGTACTTGCGATCTTTGTCGTCTTCACACAACTCAAACGGACTGCGGACCAAGCCAAGAATCTATGCGAAGAAACCGTGTTCGCTGTTACCGGAGAGCAGAAATCACCAAAGACCTTCAACATACTTTTTGTCGATGAGGACAACAGCAGCCTGAGCCAGTTGGCGGAAGCGATCGCCAGAATCAATCATCCCACTGTCGGCAACTATACTAGCGCCGGCCGGATCAAGGCTGAGACCCTCAATCCAAACCTGACCAGGTTTTTCGATGAAAAGGGCATCGACTACAGCGATGCCAAGCCGACCTCCATCGAACAGCTGACGAGCAAAGAGATATCCGAGCAGCACGTGGTGGTTTCTCTGCAGGGAGAGATCTCCTCCTACCTGTCCCGCATACCCTTTCACACATCCGCTTTGGAATGGGGACTGGGCGAAGCGCCCGAGGATGAGGATATTCATGAATACGATTCGATCTATCGCGAATTGGCAATACTGATTAAGGACCTGATGGAATTGCTTCGTGGTGAAGGAGCAAGCTGA
- a CDS encoding phosphate ABC transporter ATP-binding protein — protein MSLTAAVPETVVESTVESPIKLQVNDVTIKYGATPALSGVNLSVHEHEIFGIIGPANAGKTSFLKALNRMDTFNSNMTVEGQIHFNGLDIHNLRNIYALRSRIGVVFPLPVGLPLTIYENVALSPRLRGINNKGDLDIIVERCLTRAALWDEVKDRLNSLGSLLSGGQQQRLTIARALSQEPDLLMLDEFSIAVDPVTTMRIEDVLKELKKDMTIILVTNLVQQARRLADRTAFFLEGQCVEIGITEDLFTGEVEDQRTRDYVEGKFG, from the coding sequence ATGAGCCTCACTGCAGCAGTACCCGAAACAGTAGTGGAGAGTACCGTTGAATCGCCTATCAAGCTCCAGGTCAACGACGTAACCATCAAGTATGGCGCTACGCCGGCCCTGAGCGGTGTCAATCTGTCGGTACACGAACATGAGATCTTCGGCATCATCGGACCCGCCAACGCCGGCAAGACATCGTTTCTCAAGGCCCTGAACCGTATGGATACCTTCAACTCCAACATGACGGTTGAGGGCCAGATTCACTTCAATGGCCTCGATATCCACAATCTCAGGAATATCTATGCCCTGCGCAGCCGCATCGGCGTTGTATTTCCCCTACCGGTCGGACTGCCCCTGACGATATATGAGAATGTCGCATTATCACCACGCCTGCGCGGCATCAACAATAAGGGTGATCTGGATATTATCGTCGAACGCTGCCTCACCCGTGCCGCACTCTGGGACGAGGTCAAAGACAGGCTCAACTCCCTGGGCAGTCTTCTCTCTGGCGGTCAGCAACAGCGGCTGACCATCGCCCGCGCCCTTTCCCAGGAGCCGGATCTGCTGATGCTGGATGAATTCTCCATCGCAGTCGACCCGGTTACCACCATGCGCATAGAGGACGTGCTGAAAGAGCTGAAAAAGGATATGACCATCATCCTGGTCACCAACCTGGTGCAGCAGGCCAGACGGCTTGCCGATCGAACAGCCTTTTTTCTCGAAGGCCAGTGTGTGGAGATCGGAATAACCGAGGATCTGTTCACCGGTGAAGTCGAGGATCAGAGAACGCGGGACTATGTCGAAGGTAAGTTCGGCTAA
- a CDS encoding flavoprotein, translating into MGRYERPREAWAITGSGHYLKECLDLIQHRSDVDLFLSKAAAEVLSMYDFDVKSIRERFTCFRDTTASASPVGLFYQGRYKRLIIAPATSNTIAKMVWGIADTLVTNIYAQAGKCRIPSIVFACDTEPEMETEAPGGTVMVYPRQIDLENVERLREFEYTSVVTSFSQLVSTLEKTE; encoded by the coding sequence ATGGGCAGGTATGAAAGGCCACGCGAGGCATGGGCGATAACCGGATCCGGTCACTATCTCAAAGAGTGTCTGGATCTGATACAACATCGATCTGATGTGGACCTTTTTTTGAGCAAGGCCGCGGCGGAAGTGCTCTCAATGTACGATTTTGATGTGAAATCGATACGCGAGCGCTTCACCTGCTTTCGCGATACCACTGCCAGTGCCTCTCCAGTGGGTCTCTTTTATCAAGGACGTTACAAGCGTCTGATTATCGCCCCCGCCACATCCAATACCATTGCAAAAATGGTGTGGGGTATAGCCGACACCTTGGTAACCAATATCTATGCCCAGGCCGGCAAGTGCCGGATTCCGAGCATTGTCTTCGCCTGCGACACCGAACCGGAAATGGAAACCGAGGCGCCGGGCGGTACGGTCATGGTCTACCCAAGACAAATTGATCTGGAGAATGTCGAACGCTTGCGTGAATTTGAGTACACATCGGTGGTGACCAGCTTTTCTCAACTGGTCTCCACCCTTGAAAAAACAGAGTAA
- a CDS encoding nodulation protein NfeD: MSRYAISLLCFICLVCAGVSQIFADSQSRRGFLLEISGAIGPATADYLDRTLEKAENEAVELVVLQMDTPGGLDTSMRAIIKRIIASRVAVVSYVAPSGARAASAGTYILYASHVAAMAPATNLGAATPVSLGGLPKSTPERGNSGDEAEGEQAPAATDAKMSKVVNDASAYIRSLAALRNRNADWAESAVRDAASLSADEALKLGVIDLVAADLESLLSQLDGRQVELPLGSKTLSTKDLQIEKHLPDWQSQLLSIISNPNLAYILMLVGIYGLIYEFANPGSIVPGTVGAISLLLALYAFHLLPINYAGVALILLGISLMVAEAFIPSFGTLGIGGVIAFIIGSLILVDTDQAGFGISLPLILGVAVSSAFLMVFVIGMAIKSRHRPVVSGREEMLTSEGIVMEDFTGEGDIRIHGEVWRAHSEQPLQKDQLVQITGRDGLVLKVIPADKEK; the protein is encoded by the coding sequence GTGTCTCGATATGCGATATCGCTTCTCTGTTTTATCTGCTTGGTGTGCGCTGGTGTCAGCCAGATATTTGCCGATAGTCAAAGCCGTCGAGGATTTCTTCTGGAGATCTCGGGGGCCATAGGGCCTGCGACTGCCGACTATCTTGATCGGACACTGGAGAAGGCTGAAAACGAAGCCGTGGAGTTGGTTGTCCTGCAGATGGACACCCCCGGTGGTCTGGATACTTCGATGCGGGCCATCATCAAACGCATCATCGCCTCCCGGGTTGCGGTGGTCAGTTACGTTGCGCCAAGTGGCGCACGGGCAGCCAGTGCCGGTACTTATATCCTTTATGCCAGCCATGTCGCCGCCATGGCGCCTGCCACCAATCTGGGCGCCGCAACCCCTGTGTCCCTGGGTGGATTACCGAAATCCACACCGGAAAGAGGCAACTCGGGGGATGAGGCGGAGGGCGAGCAAGCCCCGGCCGCTACAGATGCGAAGATGAGTAAAGTCGTCAATGATGCATCCGCCTATATCCGCAGCCTGGCGGCTTTACGTAATCGAAATGCCGATTGGGCTGAATCGGCGGTACGTGATGCCGCCAGCCTTTCCGCGGATGAGGCATTAAAGCTGGGTGTGATCGATCTTGTTGCGGCAGACCTGGAGAGTCTGCTGTCTCAGCTGGACGGCCGTCAGGTTGAACTGCCCCTGGGCAGCAAGACACTGAGTACCAAGGATCTGCAGATAGAGAAACACTTACCTGATTGGCAGAGTCAATTGCTGAGCATCATCAGTAATCCCAATCTGGCCTACATTCTCATGTTGGTGGGAATCTACGGGTTGATCTACGAATTTGCCAACCCCGGTTCAATCGTCCCCGGCACCGTTGGCGCCATCTCTCTGTTGCTTGCCCTCTATGCGTTTCATCTTCTGCCGATCAATTATGCCGGTGTGGCATTGATTCTGCTCGGTATATCGTTAATGGTGGCAGAGGCATTCATACCCAGTTTCGGCACCCTGGGAATAGGGGGGGTGATTGCATTCATCATCGGATCCCTGATCCTGGTGGATACCGATCAGGCGGGATTCGGCATATCGCTGCCACTGATTCTGGGTGTTGCGGTAAGCAGCGCCTTTCTCATGGTTTTTGTTATTGGCATGGCTATCAAGTCACGTCACCGTCCTGTAGTGAGCGGACGTGAAGAGATGCTGACCAGTGAGGGTATCGTGATGGAGGATTTTACCGGTGAGGGTGACATCAGGATACATGGGGAAGTATGGCGGGCTCACTCCGAACAACCGTTGCAAAAAGATCAGCTGGTACAGATTACCGGCAGAGACGGGCTGGTTTTAAAGGTTATCCCCGCTGATAAGGAGAAGTGA
- a CDS encoding phosphate ABC transporter ATP-binding protein: MPVMNATANAINESVPELAIKTSKLNLWYGTFQALFDVDLNIRNGMITSLIGPSGCGKSTFLRSVNRINERLGYVRIEGNIDVMDKNIYDPEVELVQVRKQIGMVFQRPNPLPISIRDNILFGHRIHASKGQSSKAEEDEIVESALQQVLLWGKVKDRLNQKATELSLEEQQKLCIARLLPVKPSVLLMDEPCSALDPKGTAAVEELIWELRGKYTILIVTHNMAQARRASEECIFMLMGKVVEHQLTEDLFVTPNQKETADYIEGRYG, from the coding sequence ATGCCAGTTATGAATGCCACTGCAAATGCTATCAACGAATCTGTGCCTGAGTTAGCCATCAAGACCAGCAAACTCAACCTCTGGTACGGAACCTTCCAGGCGCTCTTCGATGTGGACCTCAATATCCGCAACGGCATGATCACCTCCCTGATCGGCCCTTCCGGTTGTGGCAAATCGACTTTCTTGCGCAGCGTGAACCGTATCAACGAACGACTTGGTTACGTGCGTATCGAAGGCAACATCGATGTCATGGACAAGAACATCTACGACCCTGAGGTGGAGCTCGTCCAGGTACGTAAACAGATAGGCATGGTGTTCCAGCGACCCAATCCACTCCCTATTTCGATTCGCGACAACATCCTGTTCGGTCACCGGATACATGCATCCAAGGGTCAATCCTCCAAAGCCGAGGAGGATGAGATCGTCGAGTCTGCACTGCAGCAGGTGCTTTTGTGGGGCAAGGTAAAAGACCGTCTCAACCAGAAGGCAACCGAACTATCCCTCGAAGAACAACAGAAACTCTGCATCGCGCGTCTGCTGCCGGTAAAACCGAGTGTATTGTTGATGGACGAGCCCTGCTCCGCCCTCGACCCGAAAGGTACCGCAGCCGTTGAGGAACTGATCTGGGAACTACGCGGGAAATACACCATTCTCATCGTCACCCACAACATGGCCCAGGCCAGGCGCGCCAGCGAAGAGTGTATTTTCATGTTGATGGGCAAGGTCGTCGAACACCAGCTGACTGAAGACCTGTTCGTCACACCGAACCAAAAAGAGACTGCGGACTACATCGAGGGCCGTTACGGGTAA
- a CDS encoding DUF2189 domain-containing protein, producing MQTQTGGSNGDNVPLYAPCRKLSIGDPFRWLKMGWQDFKRTPWHSLAYGLAFVFFGWLLLYFAWANENNALIVSLLFGFLIMGPVLCFGLYDISHQLEQNRKPTFRHERQKAFNEMGLERLFATMMSMLLVLLFIVLSIIAGIEPEFGQTTGSYVVASLLIATIFACLAFCANVFTLPMILHLDTDGATAILTSINAVLRNTRVLALWALMIFVFTAVGFATALIGLAFIAPVLGYATWHGYRETIITKG from the coding sequence GTGCAAACACAAACAGGAGGTTCCAACGGGGATAATGTTCCTCTCTACGCACCTTGCCGTAAGCTCTCTATCGGCGACCCTTTCAGATGGTTGAAGATGGGGTGGCAGGATTTCAAACGCACACCTTGGCACAGCTTGGCATACGGTTTGGCATTCGTCTTTTTCGGTTGGCTGCTTCTTTATTTTGCATGGGCCAATGAAAATAATGCCTTGATCGTCAGCCTCCTTTTCGGTTTCCTGATCATGGGGCCCGTGCTCTGCTTCGGTCTTTACGACATCAGCCATCAACTCGAACAGAACCGCAAGCCAACCTTCCGTCACGAGCGCCAGAAGGCTTTCAATGAAATGGGGCTCGAGCGTTTATTTGCGACGATGATGAGTATGTTGTTAGTGCTCCTGTTCATCGTGCTATCGATAATAGCCGGGATAGAGCCGGAATTCGGGCAGACTACAGGCTCTTATGTGGTGGCGTCTTTGTTGATCGCCACGATTTTTGCATGCCTGGCCTTTTGTGCAAATGTGTTCACATTACCGATGATTCTGCATCTGGATACCGATGGAGCGACAGCGATATTGACCAGCATCAATGCAGTGTTGCGAAATACGCGGGTATTGGCGCTCTGGGCGTTAATGATCTTCGTATTTACGGCTGTAGGATTCGCGACCGCACTGATCGGTCTCGCGTTCATAGCACCAGTGCTTGGTTATGCCACTTGGCACGGGTACCGTGAGACGATCATCACGAAGGGATAA